The Sabethes cyaneus chromosome 3, idSabCyanKW18_F2, whole genome shotgun sequence DNA window ccgcaggagatactcatgccggcgtgttcgttagaactaaaacgcgcgtgtgagaaaattagaccacatgagtgcggtcttgcaacactggaaatcagtatcggggtaagaccggcacctaattTTGGCACCAGTCAGTTTACAACCGCGAAATGAAAAGTAATACTGGCTCTCACCATTCCGCACTTTCTCCTCActctaaaaatttcattactttcttctaccgtcccttcgtcaattctAAAAGaattacagtttcaaaaaatattgtttttcctttttctcaagctgtgattagtttacaaagctcaaaagttataaaagtctttgccaagcttctactaataaaaccaaaaaaaaaaaattttcaatacggtgtgtagtttctgagagaaaggtacataaagcctgaaaatcgtgtttttacaggagcggcgttttattccagcgaggttgttccacgccgcagtggaatgcttatgtgttcgatcgtttttcagtcacttcccgtggtcggatcattacaaaattagtatcaaaataaacaaaaaaggctgcagaattaaaatctgaaaaaaatttgactttttcagaaattttggtcgtttatgtctccttaaaaagaaatgagcaccgggaagcaagacagaagtttgacagaaaacgtTATGCTAAAGTTCGTTTACGTTAGGTTTTTCGATTCGCACTCAGTTGGtagcagtttaattgaatctaaattaaaggtacagtataagaatgaattcacaaaacgggttcactatgtgctgtcaacatgttgacccgcatttttgtcaatgttggactatatcgtcggcgtgggtaaatggcttcggcggcgtgggaaaaaggacctaagcggcgcgccggttctaaatcatcggcggcggcggtgcgtgcaaaagtgtcggcggcggcggtgcgtgcaaaagtgtcggcggcggcgacgcggcgcggcggcgcacacctctttgctgaaaatcgttcctttcgtttcgatgcccgctcaccggatcacaccttaaatagcgatattgaataacatacaggacagtccatcccgttgccgcaaccctctgcgcgatttgaagactcgagagtgtccccgaaacgcgcacgtagcacagcacctgctccagggtagctttgatcagccgcgtcagtttgtccggaaaatcgtactcgtgcataatctgccatagctgttcgcgttcaactgtatcgtatgttgctctgAAAaccgagttcgaggtggtggacgaatttgtatatctcgggtcgttgatgacgccGGATAACAActacagcagagaaatacgtagACGTATTCTTGTAAGAAGTCCTgtttactacggactccacaagaccccAACGTCTGGCAAGCTTTACCTCCGTACTAAATGTACCATGCATCGTATCatcaaaacgctaataagaacGGTAGTCCTccacgggcacgaaacgtaaaTAATGCGTAAATAATaacggggacttgaaagcagTGACCATCTTCGAACACCGTATGTTTAGGGCCATCTTTGACGGGGTATTTGAGAACGGTGTTGGAATGAATCGGAATGAACCTCGAGCTAGCGCAGCTCTTCGAagaacccagtatccaagaAGTCGTCAAAGTTGAAAGGGTACAAAGGGGGTTGAAAGGGCGGATCATGCTAAAAGCATGCCGCACAACAGCCCCGCAAAAATGGTGCTCAACTCGAGTCTGGCTGGCACTAGACGCAGAGAAGCGCAGCGTGcttgatggttagaccaagtggagcaggACCTgaaaagtgtgggacattcgagaaactGAAGACAGACAGCGAAAGAATCTGAAAATCAGACTCACCAGTCATAATCATCACGAAGTACATCGTGCTATGAGTACTTAATAGAATGTTGATGCTGTGAGGATAATTGCTGGGGATGGGTTCAAAGTAGTTGACTCGATTATTTTCCGAGCTCGGGATCCATCGATCGACCACAAGTGGCAAGCTTCAAGATTGAGTACAGCGAAAGCGCGTGAGTCACAATGCAGGTAATTTCAATCGAATACTTCCCTTACGCTGCTGATGTGATTCAATGAAGTGGTGGTGATGTTAGAGTGAGGGCACGTACACAAAGTAAAATTTACCATTGTCGTCCGTGGAGGGTGTACTTTACTAACCCTGTCCGTAGACATTTGACAGTGTCAGTCTTGAGTTCCGTAGTCTTTGATTCAACACTATACAAAGACTACGTAATGTCCAGTAAAtgtaaagtaaataaatacGGTGATTCCTCTGACACCAATAACGTAAAATAATCAAACCTCTTACGGAGAAAAATCCCTCATGAAGTTTTACAATGTTTCTCGAACAAGATCGACATACCCTCTTCTTTGAAAAGGTTAACTGTTTTTGTTTATTCGATTTTAAGATTAGGGATTATTATTGTAACGAGTCAACCAGAATCACATAAGTTCACATATAAATTGCttacgttttaaaaattaaaaacagtaaATATTTTCATCACCTCATACATTTTCGCCTTAACCCAAAGCATCCCAGAAAGATGATGATAGACATAAACAAGCGATATAGTTTCCGAATCGCGCCTCGTTCCAGTTGTTGTTCCTCCAGGATTCTGCCAATCAGCGGCCAAAGTGATAAGCGAAAATAGCCAACACCGCCACCAGGTTGTTGTGccaattttgttgatttattctgctcctttaaaataatataaaagacGCGATAGTCGATTTAATCTCAATCAATTATAGCTCAACGAGCAACGGTAAAAAAGCATCTCGCGTCTAACCTGCGAAAGTAAAATCCTACTTTACTGTATTATTCAGAAACCTAGTATTGAAACGTTTGGAATTGAGTTAAGCCTTTCAACTATTAAGCAGCAAATATTTTCAAGGGCATCAAAGAACGACACACAATGCCAGTTCGCGTGGAACAGCACAATCCGTAAGTTTTAAACTCAAACTTCAATAGTATTCAGAAAGAGAGAAACAGTAAATCGTTTTCCTTACTCCACACCCATTTCGTTACAATTTGTTGCCCACGTTATTTAGTCTGTgtttaaaaatagaattaatCTATGTTACTCGTTATTCCTTCCGAAAATAAACGATAAAGTATCATTATAGGTTGAATGTTTACACAATAATACctgttgttattattttttgtacacAAATTCAGACGGTGGCATCTTCTGTCTACCATAATAATATTAAATGATTCGAAGGGCAACGACCTTGGAACTCAAATCAcgaatttgaaatcaaaatcGATATAATCCACTGCGACTTAGCAAAATGGATTTAATACTCTTTCAACTTTAAACCGAAGGTCGAATGCTTCGggcgcaaaaaaaaatctaaatcaattctttcaaattaaaattatctTGCAACAAAAAAGCGCCTCCCATTCGCATGTAAACATAAATGTTTGCACAGTTGCGGGGAGGCTTGTCTCAAACTTTCTTTGCTGACCTCACCAAGCCCAACACACGCAAACTGGCGATAAGCACAGTTCTTATCACCACAAATAAAGCCAATTCATCCAGTCTCTTCATTGCTTACGCAAAACAGGAGCTGCCGCGGCTGCCCTCTCTCGGTCATGGTACATTTATACTTTTATATACCTCCGGGCACTGGAGGATttgttttccaaaaaaaaaatgaactttGTTATTTCCAACACAATTTAATCTTGCCGTACACGGCATACACAACGCTGATAACCGCCAGCACCGACAGGCGTCAACGCATATATATTGCCGATGCTGCGAGTCGGTGCGACTATAAGTGAAACCGATCCGATCGGAATAACATCCAAAGAAATTCCGAAActagaaaatcaactttttgCTACCGTTCTTTACTGCTGCAAAGTGACACACTAAAACAGAATGGTTAATTTATCCGCTTTACTCAGATTTTCGGCGGCGGCGTTGGGCAGCCCGAAGCTGAAAACCGTCCCGAAAGCAATCCACAACCACCTGCGAGGGTTTCCTGTTGTCAACGGAGAAGTTACGCTACTATCGGCCAAAGTTCGTGACTTTGTGGAGCAGTCCGCCATCCTCTGCCAACCGGAGAAAATTCACATCGTTGATGGAAGTGAGCAGGAAAGTAACACACTACTGAAAATGCTTCATAGCCAAGGAACCATCCAATCATTGCCAAAGTACGACAATTGCTGGTTGGCTCGAACGAATCCTGCGGACGTCGCGCGGGTCGAATCCAAGACTTTCATCTGCACCGAAAAAAGTGAACAAGCGATACCAACACCAAAGGAAGGAGTCAGTGGTGCGTTAGGAAACTGGATTGCTCCCGAAGCATATGAGCGAGCAATTCACGATCGATTCCCAGGGTGCATGAAAGGCCGCACCATGTACGTGGTTCCTTTCTCAATGGGACCGATTGCTTCTCCCTTGTCCAAAATCGGAATCGAAATCACCGACTCAGCCTACGTTGTCAACTCGATGCGCATCATGACACGAATGGGGGAGGATGTGTTGGACAAACTGTCAAATAACTCGGTAAGTCAATTCGGCGAAAACCGTTCAATTGCTTCTCAGTCTCACAAATACACTTCTTTTTGTTCTACAGGACTTTGTCAAATGCCTCCATTCGGTCGGCACTCCAGCGAACGGAAAAATCTCGATGCCCTCGTGGCCCTGCGATCCTGAACGAACAATCATCCTGCACAAACCGGACAAAAACGAAATCGTATCGTACGGATCCGGTTACGGTGGCAACTCTCTGCTTGGAAAGAAATGCTTTGCTCTCCGCATCGGTAGCACTATCGCACAGCGAGAAGGTTGGCTCGCCGAGCATATGCTCATTCTCGGCATCACGAACCCGAATGGTGATAAGAAATACATAGCTGCTGCCTTCCCGTCCGCTTGCGGTAAAACAAATCTAGCAATGATGAATCCGACCCTACCCGGTTATAAAGTGGAATGCGTTGGTGACGACATCGCCTGGATGAAGTTCGATTCCAAAGGTCAGCTGCGAGCCATCAATCCGGAGAATGGCTTCTTTGGGGTTGCTCCCGGTACATCCATGGCAACAAACCCGAATGCCATGAAGACAATCTACAAGGACACAATCTTCACAAATGTGGCGTCCACTTCCGATGGTGGCGTTTTCTGGGAAGGAATGGAAAACGAACTCACGCCTGGAGTGGAAATCACCGACTGGCTAGGTCAGCCATGGAAGATGGGAGAAACCAAAACCCCTGCAGCTCATccaaattcccgattttgtgtTCCTGCCAGTCAGTGTCCTATTATAGATCCCGCCTGGGAAGATAACGAAGGTGTACCTATCTCGGCTATTCTCTTCGGTGGTCGTCGCCCAGCTGGAGTTCCACTTGTGTACGAAGCCAACTCCTGGTCACATGGGGTGTTTCTCGGATCGGCTATGCGAAGTGAAGCGACGGCTGCAGCCGAACACAAAGGAAAGGTTATCATGAATGATCCCTTCGCTATGCGTCCGTTCTTTGGATACAACTTTGGAGACTACCTGAAACACTGGTTAGGCATGGAGCAGAGAGCAGCCGCTGTAGGAGGTACCATGCCAAAGATCTTCCACGTCAACTGGTTCCGCAAAAACGAACAAGGAAAGTTTCTGTGGCCAGGATATGGCGAAAATAGCCGAGTGCTGGATTGGATTTTGCGACGCGTTGACGGAGAAGATTGCTTCCAACAGACCCCGATCGGGCGGCTTCCAACGCCAGGAGCGATCAACGTAAGCGGCATGAATCAACGAGTGGACGAGAAAGAACTGTTCTCGATTTCGAAGAAATTCTGGCTAAAAGAAGTCGAAGAAATTAAGCAATACTATGACAATCAGCTGCCGCACGATCTTCCTGCAGAAATTGGCTCCGAACTGCAGCAGCTGAAAGATCGTGTGGAAGAAATGCAATGAATGAGGGGGAAAGGTCGTACGATAGAATAAGTTCAATACCATTGTAAATATTCCTGTACATATTTTTAAGTGCGCAAATATTATTAAGTATTAAAACATTTCGTATTAAAATCTACTGAACAAAAGTAGATAAATGAATAAAACTACAAAATTGAATCGCTAATCCAAACTTTTCTTTTGACTATTCACACACAAGCAATCGAAATTCGTCCATTTCTTTGCCTGGTTAAACGACATGCGGATATCAAAAGTCGCAAGCCGTCTTCGATCTGGAGGTACCAACTCTAGCGTTGGGTTCCTCTGGTACTGATGCCACTGGGATTGTTGGAGAGAAAGGTTTTTACCGAACTATTTTTCGGCATCCTCAATACATGTTCGGTCCATCGTCACCTCTCAACTTTCGCCGATTGTCCCGTAGCCGTAGAACACCACTGGAAGTATCAGCCTCTTGTAGATTGCAAATTTTATGCAAACTTGTGGGCTACGGGATCTTAGCTAGCACCGAAATCATTCAAAAGCCTCGCTTGTAGCCACTATCCGTCTTTTACTTCACAGCTTACACCTTAGAGCATTGTCACATCCAAAGTAAAGATAGTTTATGAAAATACCAATTCCAGCCGCTTCCGTCTGAAGAGACCTCTTCCTCTTACATTGTTCTAAGAATAACGGTGATAACGGATCACAGTCCTAAATGTGTGGAAACTACTAACGATAGGTATTTTCTCTTGGAAATttaagtagaagtagtttagattgtattgtttacactgtatatttatcgctgtcagtttttcgaaaattgtaaaaaatgcatcacccgaaaagcaacgtcgcgaattgattttgcgcaagcacttggaaaatcctcaactatcttatcgggacaAAAAACCcggaatcgtgcactcaactgtgaATCGGCAGCTTCcagtacaagtttgatgttccggaggaaataaggaagcaaaaactttcaaagtttaccaagaaatacatgattttgcaagcgatctgctcatgtggcaatcGGATTTGCACCGTTCGTGACttccgggactgtaaacgggcagatctacctcaaggagtgtctacaaaagcgtctgcttcctctgttgaagcaacacgggGGCCCTACGAGCTTCTGGTCGGATCtaacttcgtgccactattcaaaggatgttctGGAGTGGTACggagccaacggggttactttcatACCCAAGGATATGAACCCCCCCTACGCACCAGAACTaaggtccatcgaaaaatactgaagcaggcactacggaagcatcccaaagaGGTCAAATCGGAGgaatacatgaagaaaaagtgggttacCGTACAGAAAAAGCTGCATCCAGTTGTTGTACAGAACCGGTAGTGGTAttcaagttgaatgaaataaatatgccaaaagattACTAATGggctatattttattgtctgaaagtttgcaAAAGATCGGTCaactgggtaattttctacagcgttttttccgtgatgaaatttgatgtgggacaccctttactgcATCTCTGAGCGTCTAGCCTTCGAATACAATGCTGTGTTGAGTAGGATAAACTCGGgggcaggcttgttatttcctcactcattgtgcaaaaagtgcaactttttttgttcaacacaatgagcagaactgctttcagaaatgagaagtaaatccacacaatgagaaacagactaaacacaatgagaaaaactgacgtgcagaaaaatttcttaatgcgctctttaaatgagcaactttcggttttgctcccggtcctctcggtagctacagcagtaaacgtggaaacaaaacaaccggtgcgcgtacagcaactatagactcagaggcatcaagacaatcaaaagtcgttatattttgaatcttagcggagaattgcctttgtttataatgggactttcctgttggtacgcgtcaagaagcaaatgtatgggaattcaaatgttgccatatctaaataacatttttcgcactgttgccgttgtgacatgcctaaccatatgatgcagttgcgttcaggggcagccaaactcaactgaatatactaaatgtaagaatcgtgattcaactgcattaatggattaatatttttctgatggcaatgaccgctactgacaatcgtcgttttttctcaacgcactacccatgttaaaactacccgtagttgtcatacgtcagcgcatcgcatcaacgtattcaaagtgtattaacattctcctcaataagtagcacagtgtgcggttgctcatacaactgcgttcagcaagaaagagcacagttaaaatgaaacggagcagaataaatcgcgttgaagactgagcacagtttgaatttttctcttctctttttttcttctgaggaggtgccatccctgctcGGGGGTCCATCACTTTACTTCAGATTCCGCTACCCTGACGCATGATGCGAAACCATAGAGCACTGAATTGCACTCGACTGAATTATCGAGTTGAGTTACCGTTCTCAGATTTATCGAGAATCTATCACAAGATAAACATTTGGTCCATTGTGGAGCACAATGGGGGGGCTCTGAacccgcaaggttaccgagtctgctttgacaagcgaatgttcgtgggttcgaatcttagtagaaccaggccattcgatgccaaagtgactttaacatgggtttattctcaggacCCTCATcatccttccttcatgctgaattctgaacagtgcaaaaatgacccTTATAGTTAAACGCATTGGTTAGCTGTGCCATGAAAGGCTGTAATTGGGGACCAAGCCTCGAGCCAAGCTTGAAATGGTAGTCGAAAATGGATATCTTGTGTCGTTagtgacgtcggataacaactgcagcggAGAAATCTGCAAACGTATTCTTACCGGAGGTCATGCTTACTACGGGCTACACAAGACCCTAACGCATGGTAAGCTTTACCGCCGTATCATCTGATACATACAtcatgtacaaaacgccaataAGACCGGTTGTATTTTACGGGCAAGAAACGTGGACAAAACACGAGCTGGCCCAACTCTTCAGCGAACCCTGTATCCAAAAGGTAGCTACAGCTAGAAGGGTACAATAGACGGAACTTGTTCTgagaatgccagacaactacCTCGAATCCGGTTGATACCAGACGCAGAGCTGCTCCGCGAGTCAGATGGTTAAACTAAGTAGAACAAGATCTAGGAAGAGTTCTCAAGGAATTAGGAACGAGCAGCCCGCGAACGACcatgttggcggaacattgtaaTGCAAGTCAAATTCTAACGAACGTCGCACCAGGATAAATATTTGGAATTAtaatattacttacttactttctcggctacaatccgcttatcgaatccaggCCGAATTCAaaagccgtctccacattactcggtcttgggttgACGCTCTCCACTCGCCCCTAACACCTGCttttctagcatcctcgtcaacagcactccaacgggtacggggtctgcctcgaagtcgtcggcctctgtcgggttctctgctaaatattgttttcgctggtctctcatccggcatccttgctacgtggccatcccattgtagcctgccgtattttaatcgcttcaGAATAACCGCATCTTTTAtccttggtatatttcatgattcatgcgtctgcaccACACTGCTTCATCTAATATGCCACCGGGAAAATTAGCGTCTAGTTTTATACGGAGTTGTACGCTACGGGAtcaactggctacgtaatccgtagaacgccctgttggcagccgcttcacgcctttttacttcacggcttacATCGTTATCACATGTCACTTACGTACCGAGGTAaataaattcgtcgaccacttcaaaagtatctccatctatcaccaccgcagttccaacacccgaagggctaccacgctgtctaccagccaccatatactttgttttggtagaatttatgataagtcatattctcgcagcttcctctttaagatgcctgtacgcttcttccacagctctacggttaacaccgttgatatcgatgtcgtccgcgaaccctaggagcatatgagatttcgtgttgATGGTACCGGTTCttaccatctaacgtcacaaacgagtctgatgtctcacccgctatcctgacgcttgattttgaaccatcaagggtagcacgtatcagcctaatcagttttgttggaaaaccatgttcaagcataatctgccacagctcatttcgtttaactgaatcgtagtctataaacaaatggtgagtctgcaagttaaaTTCCtagaatttatcgaggatctgtcgcaaggtgaacatttggtccgtcgtggagcctCCCTCTCGAAACCCGCACTGTTATTCATCAACAAatgtttcctgcaacggcctcagtctgagaaacaggctgCGGgaaagaattttgtatgcagaattgaggagagtaatgcctcgataattgctgcattcgagtcgatggccttttttgtaaatagggcatatgagaacttccaaccagtccgtaagtaattcctcctcagtccataccttcaGTATAACCTGATAGATTACTTAATACAGTCGTTCGCTCCCGACGTGcaaaagttcggcgggaatGCCTTCCTATCCAGCTGCTTTGCTGTTTTTCAGCTCCCTCGCTGCTCTCCCAACCTCAtatccaaagttggtggatccacagcttatccatcatcctcaatcgttatcctgtttctgttgaccgctccatcttgttcaccattcaacaatgcatcgaaatgttgtttccaacgcctagccacctcagatctttcggtaatcaggctCCCCGCCttgttgcacataacaggagttggcactgTCCGgctcctgattccgttgatcgtattaaagaagcttgttaaagtgacttctagctcgattcttctcatcagttaCTCGCTGGTACTCTGCGTCAAATCACTCACAGGAAGTGGcggcagcagtagtacccaacatttCCCACGCTGTAGTATTGATCGCCAGCCACGTaaccagaggtgggggccaggagccctatcttggctcctaatacattacatgcatatcttactgcttataaatataatgcactataatacatttaatgtattgtagttcctaactcaaaaatatgcatatgaaacagttacaatcaaaattgggcccccgggccccccttctggctacgtggctgttgatcgcgtcgtggatgtgcctccactgttcgttcaggtccTCTCCGaattgttcaccgatccgctcatcagtctttcGAGAGttctctgcagcaactccttctgctgataaccgccgaatgttcagtcgtatgtTCCTcattggtttcgatttgaatacgttggataACCGgacgcggatcttgcttactacaagatagtggtccgagtcgacgtttggt harbors:
- the LOC128743124 gene encoding phosphoenolpyruvate carboxykinase [GTP]-like; the encoded protein is MPVRVEQHNPFSAAALGSPKLKTVPKAIHNHLRGFPVVNGEVTLLSAKVRDFVEQSAILCQPEKIHIVDGSEQESNTLLKMLHSQGTIQSLPKYDNCWLARTNPADVARVESKTFICTEKSEQAIPTPKEGVSGALGNWIAPEAYERAIHDRFPGCMKGRTMYVVPFSMGPIASPLSKIGIEITDSAYVVNSMRIMTRMGEDVLDKLSNNSDFVKCLHSVGTPANGKISMPSWPCDPERTIILHKPDKNEIVSYGSGYGGNSLLGKKCFALRIGSTIAQREGWLAEHMLILGITNPNGDKKYIAAAFPSACGKTNLAMMNPTLPGYKVECVGDDIAWMKFDSKGQLRAINPENGFFGVAPGTSMATNPNAMKTIYKDTIFTNVASTSDGGVFWEGMENELTPGVEITDWLGQPWKMGETKTPAAHPNSRFCVPASQCPIIDPAWEDNEGVPISAILFGGRRPAGVPLVYEANSWSHGVFLGSAMRSEATAAAEHKGKVIMNDPFAMRPFFGYNFGDYLKHWLGMEQRAAAVGGTMPKIFHVNWFRKNEQGKFLWPGYGENSRVLDWILRRVDGEDCFQQTPIGRLPTPGAINVSGMNQRVDEKELFSISKKFWLKEVEEIKQYYDNQLPHDLPAEIGSELQQLKDRVEEMQ